Genomic DNA from Desulfonema ishimotonii:
AAGTGGATACGTCTCTTCGGACAGAACATCACGGGCCACCGCCCCCTGCCCCCCCCGGACAAAGCCGGTCTGCCCCTGCTGTTCTCCGAATCCCGGCCTCCGGAAGCGCAGGCCGGAGAAGTGACGCTGCCGACAGTTTACGATGACCTTATTCAAACGCCCCTCCCCCCGTCACCGCCCCGTCCGGTGCCGGAGGAAACCGCCCGGATCGCCCTGGAGAAACTGGAGCGGGTCGGTGTGATTTCCGGGGAGGAGATGCGCCATGTCTCTTCCCTCAGCCCCGTTGCCCTGCTCAGGGAATGGCAGGTGAAGATCTCTGTTCAGAACGGGCGGCACCATTACCGCTTTCAGGGCACCCAGACCGCCTATGGCCGGGGCCTTGACCTTGAACCGGCACGGGCCGCCTGCCTCATGGAAATGGCGGAGCGGTATTCGGCCTTTGCCAGTTTCAGCCCGGAGGGTGTACTCGGATATGAGCATGAATACCCGCTGACCCGCGCCCGGTATTCCGACCTCGCAGACGGGGAGATCCGAACACTGAACCCGGATCATCTGGCCCTTGAAGCGCCATACGATGACACCCCCCTGCACTGGATCAGGGGAGAGGCCCGAACCGGAAGCGGGTCTGAACCGATCCGGATTCCGGCCCAGTGCGTCTTCCTGTTCTGCAATCTGGACGAGGCCAAACTCTTCTCCGGCCTTGGGTCCACGGGCCTGGCTGCCGGTAATACAATGGAAGAGGCAAAGGTGAGTGCCCTGCTGGAGATCATCGAGCGCCACGACGAGGGGGTCACACCGTTTTCACCGGCCCAATGCTTTGACCTGGAAAGCCACGATCCTGAAATAGCGCGCCTGCTCTCAGCCTACCGGGACAGGGGCATCCGAATCCAGTTTCAGGACATCACCGGCCCCATGGGCGTGCCCTGCTGCAAATGCTTTGTCATCACCCCGCAGGGGAAAATCGTCAAAGGCACGGGTGCGCATCTCAACGCCCGGCAGGCCCTTGTTTCGGCCATGACCGAAACCCCATGTCCCTTCCCCCATGGCGGTCCTTCGGGGCCGGGACTGGAACGGCTGCTCCGGGTTCCCCTTGAAGATCTGCCCGATTATTCCACCGGGGGTGCCGCAGG
This window encodes:
- a CDS encoding YcaO-like family protein, yielding MNKPQQMQYALKLVETEAGTGYFSCRPAEDMGFDAALSCLRQSPNDEFIRRWLLRLISGWDKDRMQQAIDRARKNDALLNALLHETCLLSDRFKGLRKAFEKPELRSLQAHTPLIYIRSQLLGDQALHRKWIRLFGQNITGHRPLPPPDKAGLPLLFSESRPPEAQAGEVTLPTVYDDLIQTPLPPSPPRPVPEETARIALEKLERVGVISGEEMRHVSSLSPVALLREWQVKISVQNGRHHYRFQGTQTAYGRGLDLEPARAACLMEMAERYSAFASFSPEGVLGYEHEYPLTRARYSDLADGEIRTLNPDHLALEAPYDDTPLHWIRGEARTGSGSEPIRIPAQCVFLFCNLDEAKLFSGLGSTGLAAGNTMEEAKVSALLEIIERHDEGVTPFSPAQCFDLESHDPEIARLLSAYRDRGIRIQFQDITGPMGVPCCKCFVITPQGKIVKGTGAHLNARQALVSAMTETPCPFPHGGPSGPGLERLLRVPLEDLPDYSTGGAAGDLHLLETLLRANGHTPVYADLTRQDIGLPVVRAIVPGMEITADFDRFSRVHPQLFTRYLKIFK